The following are encoded together in the Labrus mixtus chromosome 2, fLabMix1.1, whole genome shotgun sequence genome:
- the rps3a gene encoding small ribosomal subunit protein eS1, giving the protein MAVGKNKRLTKGGKKGAKKKIVDPFSKKDWYDVKAPAMFNIRNLGKTLVTRTQGTRIASDGLKGRVFEVSLADLQNDEVAFRKFKLITEDVQGKNCLTNFHGMDLTRDKMCSMVKKWQTMIEAHVDVKTTDGYLLRLFCVGFTKKRTNQIRKTSYAQHQQVRQIRKKMMEIMTREVQTNDLKEVVNKLIPDSVGKDIEKACQSIYPLHDVYVRKVKMLKKPKFELGKLMELHGEGGAGSAAKASGDDTGAKVERADGYEPPIQETV; this is encoded by the exons ATGGCAGTCGGCAAGAATAAGAGGCTGACCAAAGGCGGCAAAAAAGGTGCCAAAAAGAAGAT TGTTGACCCTTTTTCCAAGAAGGACTGGTATGATGTCAAGGCACCAGCCATGTTCAACATCCGCAATCTTGGCAAGACCTTGGTCACCAGGACTCAGGGAACCA GAATCGCCTCTGATGGTCTTAAGGGACGTGTGTTCGAGGTGAGCCTCGCTGACCTGCAGAACGACGAGGTGGCCTTCCGTAAGTTCAAGCTCATCACTGAGGATGTTCAGGGCAAGAACTGCCTCACCAACTTCCACGGCATGGATCTGACCCGCGACAAGATGTGCTCCATGGTCAAGAAATGGCAg ACTATGATCGAGGCCCACGTGGACGTGAAGACCACCGACGGCTACCTTCTGCGTCTGTTCTGTGTGGGTTTCACAAAGAAACGCACCAACCAGATCAGAAAGACCTCCTACGCCCAGCACCAGCAGGTCCGCCAGATCCGCAAAAAGATGATGGAGATCATGACCCGTGAGGTCCAGACCAACGATCTGAAGGAAGTCGTCAACAAGCT GATCCCTGACAGTGTTGGCAAGGACATCGAGAAGGCCTGCCAGTCCATCTACCCTCTACATGACGTCTACGTCCGCAAGGTCAAGATGCTCAAAAAACCCAAGTTTGAGT TGGGCAAACTGATGGAGCTCCATGGTGAGGGTGGTGCCGGCAGTGCTGCTAAGGCATCAGGTGATGACACTGGAGCCAAGGTGGAAAGGGCTGATGGCTATGAGCCCCCCATCCAGGAGACCGTCTAA
- the sh3d19 gene encoding SH3 domain-containing protein 19 isoform X2 — MAEARRVEEGEGERRDQRDVRSRSQTTDHPERTKPDHSHSSQGPLSSIRAAIKRTRTNSQSDLTRERRRPEITIVSAEPLASSSWFSGASVVFPPPQSGWSAGIQTVSQVIQEKTKEEHIVKPTAAPRRTTSATQTDPVREDTSTPRCSATPQTAGKKPTGKTPKKPPRPSLPKLAVKEPTTETAGTPLPTSTAGQSYSKTDLKQKKQTDSTQRSVIVHWDNPKNHIPAPAAETIPSCSDSDSSQRPVPLPRTKKLNISDTEEVKVQPLVRLSESCDNVQSDPEEVSSNKYLKELLEVFSADNECEESTDAANQSKEALQGEDAGCEMSTNHSQRDIRSRIQAFESQSSAEERNVEPSKPEPKPRKPASKPAVAAKPAQRPEFNRSTEEYQNVTNTPQTPPTPAPKPQPPKKPVGQSVRDELETIHDKAAIPKRRPSVLTRSECVYEDEPIAVTSPTPPVRPVREPLKPNLNINNHNSASMTRENVYVESPTNHSPAKPQRNADSNGGSFTRQTLTRRPTTIRVPSKTDSFSDNFQDRPPPLPAQRPVGYPNTSVNHNQSRVQVLPLQESFQSGREPSLPARRPSTNQSLPRRPPPAKTGPGRPPPPSPQATSQSHLSSRDISPKLNSQKPQRTGPALPPRPSPGHRLYNSYTLELPHGIASFDYNGSYTGELSFQKNEVLLLLEDVDHNTFECQVGDAKGRVNKSRLKVITPLSPFSHMSPQQSVVPAGSGGAGLKVQAVHDFNPGGPGELALKAGDVVTMVEKVDSEWYSGTCRGSTGFFPINHAKVLSNSPKPPTRPPSVKISGPRCVARFDFEGDQSDELSFSEGDVIQLMEIVEEEWARGKNGTSTGMFPLSFVEIIEDLPPPPNQKQTQPIRIPLPGMVASKSTHPEVVKPAQASQSSGEWVVALYDFVGNSEGDLSIQQGDRILITQHVDAEWSCGRLNGREGIFPRAFIESSTGPQSNNQPPVAAVGGRARALFNFTSDCDEELSLKVGDIITNVESTDDEWFLGDLKGKRALVPKNYVQVL, encoded by the exons ATGGCTGAAGCCCGGCgtgtagaggagggagagggggagcgCAGAGACCAGCGGGACGTCCGGAGCAGAAGCCAGACAACAG ATCACCCTGAAAGAACTAAGCCGGATCATTCACATTCAAG CCAAGGACCTCTGTCTTCCATACGAGCTGCTATCAAAAGAA CAAGAACAAACTCTCAGAGTGACCTTACCAGAGAACGAAG GCGGCCAGAGATCACAATCGTCTCGGCAGAACCTCTGGCCAGTAGCAGCTGGTTCTCAGGAGCGTCTGTGgttttccctcctcctcagtCAGGCTGGTCTGCGGGCATTCAGACTGTTTCTCAG GTGATTCAGGAGAAGACCAAGGAAGAGCACATCGTCAAACCCACTGCAGCCCCCCGCAGGACCACAAGCGCCACACAGACCGACCCTGTTAGGGAAGACACCTCCACACCACGGTGCAGTGCTACTCCACAGACAGCAGGGAAAAAACCCACTG gtaaaacaccaaaaaaaccACCTAGGCCATCACTACCCAAACTAGCAGTTAAAGAACCAACCACTGAGACTGCTGGAACACCTTTACCCACAAGCACTGCGGGCCAAAGTTACTCCAAGACAGATTTGAAGCAAAAGAAGCAAACCGATTCCACACAAAGATCTGTCATTGTGCACTGGGATAATCCTAAAAATCATATTCCTGCCCCTGCTGCTGAAACCATTCCCTCTTGTTCCGACTCAGATAGCAGTCAGCGCCCTGTTCCACTTCCTCGTACCAAAAAACTAAACATAAGTGATACAGAAGAGGTAAAAGTTCAACCTTTGGTCAGGCTCAGTGAAAGCTGTGACAACGTTCAATCTGATCCAGAAGAAGTCTCCTCAAATAAGTATTTAAAGGAGTTATTGGAGGTTTTTAGTGCTGATAACGAGTGTGAGGAAAGCACTGACGCTGCTAATCAATCAAAAGAGGCCTTACAAGGTGAAGATGCTGGTTGCGAAATGAGCACCAACCACAGTCAACGTGATATCCGTTCGAGGATCCAGGCCTTTGAGAGCCAGAGTAGtgcagaggagagaaatgtTGAGCCATCCAAACCAGAACCCAAACCCAGGAAGCCAGCGAGCAAACCTGCAGTAGCTGCTAAACCTGCTCAAAGACCTGAATTTAACCGAAGTACTGAAGAATATCAAAATGTTACAAACACGCCCCAAACACCCCCGACACCAGCCCCGAAACCTCAGCCCCCAAAGAAACCAGTTGGACAGTCTGTAAGAGATGAACTAGAGACTATACACGACAAGGCGGCGATCCCAAAGAGACGTCCATCTGTACTGACAAGATCCGAATGCGTCTATGAAGATGAACCGATTGCAGTTACATCTCCTACACCTCCAGTGAGACCTGTACGGGAACCTTTGAAACCAAACCTCAACATAAACAACCACAACTCAGCCTCCATGACCAGAGAGAATGTATACGTGGAAAGTCCAACAA ATCACAGCCCGGCCAAGCCTCAGCGTAACGCTGACAGCAATGGAGGATCTTTCACCAGACAAACTTTAACACGGAGACCCACCACCATTAGGGTCCCCAGTAAAACAGATTCAT TTTCAGATAATTTCCAGGAcagaccccctcccctccctgctcAGAGGCCTGTAGGTTACCCAAACACCTCAGTGAACCACAACCAAAGTCGGGTACAGGTCCTCCCCCTCCAG GAGTCTTTCCAATCTGGACGGGAGCCTTCTCTACCAGCTCG GAGGCCAAGTACGAACCAATCCCTTCCACGTCGCCCACCTCCGGCCAAAACAGGACCAGGAAGACCTCCCCCACCAAGCCCTCAGGCCACAAGTCAATCCCACTTATCATCCCGGGACATTTCACCTAAACTCAACTCACAGAAACCCCAAAGGACAGGACCTGCCTTACCTCCGAGGCCCAGCCCTGGCCATCGTCTCTACAACAGCTACACT CTTGAACTGCCTCATGGGATTGCATCCTTTGACTACAATGGGAGTTATACAGGAGAACTTTCGTTTCAG AAAAATGAGGTGCTTCTGCTGCTAGAGGATGTTGACCACAATACATTTGAGTGCCAAGTTGGAGACGCTAAAGGAAGAGTCAATAAGTCTCGCTTGAAAGTCATAACGCCGCTTTCCCCCTTCTCACACATGTCCCCACAACAG AGTGTCGTTCCAGCAGGATCAGGTGGAGCTGGGCTAAAGGTGCAGGCTGTACATGACTTCAATCCAG GTGGTCCAGGGGAGCTGGCTCTGAAAGCAGGAGATGTAGTGACCATGGTGGAGAAAGTGGATAGTGAGTGGTACAGCGGCACCTGTAGAGGATCAACTGGTTTCTTTCCAATTAATCATGCCAAAGTTCTG TCAAATTCACCAAAACCTCCCACAAGGCCACCGTCTGTAAAGATCAG TGGCCCGAGATGTGTTGCGAGGTTCGACTTCGAGGGGGATCAAAGTGATGAGCTGTCATTCTCTGAGGGGGATGTGATCCAGCTGATGGAGATTGTAGAAGAGGAGTGGGCTCGGGGGAAAAATGGCACCTCCACTGGAATGTTTCCTCTGAGCTTTGTGGAGATCATTGAAGATCTGCCTCCACCCCCAAATCAGAAGCAGACACAGCCCATCAGGATACCACTGCCtg GCATGGTGGCTTCCAAGAGTACACACCCTGAAGTTGTCAAACCTGCTCAG GCCTCTCAGTCCAGTGGGGAGTGGGTGGTGGCTCTGTATGACTTTGTCGGGAATTCAGAAGGCGACTTGTCTATCCAACAGGGCGATCGTATCCTCATCACCCAGCATGTGGACGCAGAGTGGAGCTGTGGGCGGCTAAACGGCAGAGAGGGCATTTTCCCCCGAGCTTTCATTGAGAGCAGCACAG GCCCGCAGTCTAACAACCAGCCGCCTGTAGCTGCTGTTGGTGGCAGAGCCCGCGCTCTGTTTAACTTCACATCAGACTGTGATGAGGAGCTCTCTCTGAAG GTCGGGGATATCATAACCAATGTGGAGTCTACAGATGATGAATGGTTCCTTGGGGATCTAAAGGGGAAACGGGCCCTGGTCCCAAAGAACTATGTACAAGTACTGTGA
- the sh3d19 gene encoding SH3 domain-containing protein 19 isoform X1, with product MAEARRVEEGEGERRDQRDVRSRSQTTDHPERTKPDHSHSSQGPLSSIRAAIKRTRTNSQSDLTRERRRPEITIVSAEPLASSSWFSGASVVFPPPQSGWSAGIQTVSQPPPSYDQVIQEKTKEEHIVKPTAAPRRTTSATQTDPVREDTSTPRCSATPQTAGKKPTGKTPKKPPRPSLPKLAVKEPTTETAGTPLPTSTAGQSYSKTDLKQKKQTDSTQRSVIVHWDNPKNHIPAPAAETIPSCSDSDSSQRPVPLPRTKKLNISDTEEVKVQPLVRLSESCDNVQSDPEEVSSNKYLKELLEVFSADNECEESTDAANQSKEALQGEDAGCEMSTNHSQRDIRSRIQAFESQSSAEERNVEPSKPEPKPRKPASKPAVAAKPAQRPEFNRSTEEYQNVTNTPQTPPTPAPKPQPPKKPVGQSVRDELETIHDKAAIPKRRPSVLTRSECVYEDEPIAVTSPTPPVRPVREPLKPNLNINNHNSASMTRENVYVESPTNHSPAKPQRNADSNGGSFTRQTLTRRPTTIRVPSKTDSFSDNFQDRPPPLPAQRPVGYPNTSVNHNQSRVQVLPLQESFQSGREPSLPARRPSTNQSLPRRPPPAKTGPGRPPPPSPQATSQSHLSSRDISPKLNSQKPQRTGPALPPRPSPGHRLYNSYTLELPHGIASFDYNGSYTGELSFQKNEVLLLLEDVDHNTFECQVGDAKGRVNKSRLKVITPLSPFSHMSPQQSVVPAGSGGAGLKVQAVHDFNPGGPGELALKAGDVVTMVEKVDSEWYSGTCRGSTGFFPINHAKVLSNSPKPPTRPPSVKISGPRCVARFDFEGDQSDELSFSEGDVIQLMEIVEEEWARGKNGTSTGMFPLSFVEIIEDLPPPPNQKQTQPIRIPLPGMVASKSTHPEVVKPAQASQSSGEWVVALYDFVGNSEGDLSIQQGDRILITQHVDAEWSCGRLNGREGIFPRAFIESSTGPQSNNQPPVAAVGGRARALFNFTSDCDEELSLKVGDIITNVESTDDEWFLGDLKGKRALVPKNYVQVL from the exons ATGGCTGAAGCCCGGCgtgtagaggagggagagggggagcgCAGAGACCAGCGGGACGTCCGGAGCAGAAGCCAGACAACAG ATCACCCTGAAAGAACTAAGCCGGATCATTCACATTCAAG CCAAGGACCTCTGTCTTCCATACGAGCTGCTATCAAAAGAA CAAGAACAAACTCTCAGAGTGACCTTACCAGAGAACGAAG GCGGCCAGAGATCACAATCGTCTCGGCAGAACCTCTGGCCAGTAGCAGCTGGTTCTCAGGAGCGTCTGTGgttttccctcctcctcagtCAGGCTGGTCTGCGGGCATTCAGACTGTTTCTCAG CCCCCACCATCCTATGACCAGGTGATTCAGGAGAAGACCAAGGAAGAGCACATCGTCAAACCCACTGCAGCCCCCCGCAGGACCACAAGCGCCACACAGACCGACCCTGTTAGGGAAGACACCTCCACACCACGGTGCAGTGCTACTCCACAGACAGCAGGGAAAAAACCCACTG gtaaaacaccaaaaaaaccACCTAGGCCATCACTACCCAAACTAGCAGTTAAAGAACCAACCACTGAGACTGCTGGAACACCTTTACCCACAAGCACTGCGGGCCAAAGTTACTCCAAGACAGATTTGAAGCAAAAGAAGCAAACCGATTCCACACAAAGATCTGTCATTGTGCACTGGGATAATCCTAAAAATCATATTCCTGCCCCTGCTGCTGAAACCATTCCCTCTTGTTCCGACTCAGATAGCAGTCAGCGCCCTGTTCCACTTCCTCGTACCAAAAAACTAAACATAAGTGATACAGAAGAGGTAAAAGTTCAACCTTTGGTCAGGCTCAGTGAAAGCTGTGACAACGTTCAATCTGATCCAGAAGAAGTCTCCTCAAATAAGTATTTAAAGGAGTTATTGGAGGTTTTTAGTGCTGATAACGAGTGTGAGGAAAGCACTGACGCTGCTAATCAATCAAAAGAGGCCTTACAAGGTGAAGATGCTGGTTGCGAAATGAGCACCAACCACAGTCAACGTGATATCCGTTCGAGGATCCAGGCCTTTGAGAGCCAGAGTAGtgcagaggagagaaatgtTGAGCCATCCAAACCAGAACCCAAACCCAGGAAGCCAGCGAGCAAACCTGCAGTAGCTGCTAAACCTGCTCAAAGACCTGAATTTAACCGAAGTACTGAAGAATATCAAAATGTTACAAACACGCCCCAAACACCCCCGACACCAGCCCCGAAACCTCAGCCCCCAAAGAAACCAGTTGGACAGTCTGTAAGAGATGAACTAGAGACTATACACGACAAGGCGGCGATCCCAAAGAGACGTCCATCTGTACTGACAAGATCCGAATGCGTCTATGAAGATGAACCGATTGCAGTTACATCTCCTACACCTCCAGTGAGACCTGTACGGGAACCTTTGAAACCAAACCTCAACATAAACAACCACAACTCAGCCTCCATGACCAGAGAGAATGTATACGTGGAAAGTCCAACAA ATCACAGCCCGGCCAAGCCTCAGCGTAACGCTGACAGCAATGGAGGATCTTTCACCAGACAAACTTTAACACGGAGACCCACCACCATTAGGGTCCCCAGTAAAACAGATTCAT TTTCAGATAATTTCCAGGAcagaccccctcccctccctgctcAGAGGCCTGTAGGTTACCCAAACACCTCAGTGAACCACAACCAAAGTCGGGTACAGGTCCTCCCCCTCCAG GAGTCTTTCCAATCTGGACGGGAGCCTTCTCTACCAGCTCG GAGGCCAAGTACGAACCAATCCCTTCCACGTCGCCCACCTCCGGCCAAAACAGGACCAGGAAGACCTCCCCCACCAAGCCCTCAGGCCACAAGTCAATCCCACTTATCATCCCGGGACATTTCACCTAAACTCAACTCACAGAAACCCCAAAGGACAGGACCTGCCTTACCTCCGAGGCCCAGCCCTGGCCATCGTCTCTACAACAGCTACACT CTTGAACTGCCTCATGGGATTGCATCCTTTGACTACAATGGGAGTTATACAGGAGAACTTTCGTTTCAG AAAAATGAGGTGCTTCTGCTGCTAGAGGATGTTGACCACAATACATTTGAGTGCCAAGTTGGAGACGCTAAAGGAAGAGTCAATAAGTCTCGCTTGAAAGTCATAACGCCGCTTTCCCCCTTCTCACACATGTCCCCACAACAG AGTGTCGTTCCAGCAGGATCAGGTGGAGCTGGGCTAAAGGTGCAGGCTGTACATGACTTCAATCCAG GTGGTCCAGGGGAGCTGGCTCTGAAAGCAGGAGATGTAGTGACCATGGTGGAGAAAGTGGATAGTGAGTGGTACAGCGGCACCTGTAGAGGATCAACTGGTTTCTTTCCAATTAATCATGCCAAAGTTCTG TCAAATTCACCAAAACCTCCCACAAGGCCACCGTCTGTAAAGATCAG TGGCCCGAGATGTGTTGCGAGGTTCGACTTCGAGGGGGATCAAAGTGATGAGCTGTCATTCTCTGAGGGGGATGTGATCCAGCTGATGGAGATTGTAGAAGAGGAGTGGGCTCGGGGGAAAAATGGCACCTCCACTGGAATGTTTCCTCTGAGCTTTGTGGAGATCATTGAAGATCTGCCTCCACCCCCAAATCAGAAGCAGACACAGCCCATCAGGATACCACTGCCtg GCATGGTGGCTTCCAAGAGTACACACCCTGAAGTTGTCAAACCTGCTCAG GCCTCTCAGTCCAGTGGGGAGTGGGTGGTGGCTCTGTATGACTTTGTCGGGAATTCAGAAGGCGACTTGTCTATCCAACAGGGCGATCGTATCCTCATCACCCAGCATGTGGACGCAGAGTGGAGCTGTGGGCGGCTAAACGGCAGAGAGGGCATTTTCCCCCGAGCTTTCATTGAGAGCAGCACAG GCCCGCAGTCTAACAACCAGCCGCCTGTAGCTGCTGTTGGTGGCAGAGCCCGCGCTCTGTTTAACTTCACATCAGACTGTGATGAGGAGCTCTCTCTGAAG GTCGGGGATATCATAACCAATGTGGAGTCTACAGATGATGAATGGTTCCTTGGGGATCTAAAGGGGAAACGGGCCCTGGTCCCAAAGAACTATGTACAAGTACTGTGA